In Sesamum indicum cultivar Zhongzhi No. 13 linkage group LG8, S_indicum_v1.0, whole genome shotgun sequence, the sequence AGCGAATATTATCctctatttcttcttcttgagtGTCGATCGGGCTTGAAGTTTGTTCTTGAATGCAGAAGCATAATCTCCTCTAAgaagtaatcaaaataaaaaaaaaaactcaaatattttagtagCTATCAATGAATAATCAATATAGAAGGTGAAGGTATTTATATTTGCACCAATTGATTGGATTTGGTATAATAAACTTTCACATTGCACCTATCATGTCATCAACTCATATCTATATATCTGTTATAATATtccttaatttaaaaaatatttgtgctttaaatatatatatatatatacttatatttacaagaacaattttgttcaaatatttaatggaAAAAGGGTTAAGtgttacaatttttaatttatatgagtTAAATAAGACATGATATAGTTGAAAGTGGTGAAGTCTATTGAAgcctaaaatttattaaataatcacGTTCCACAATATTTAACTTATTCCAATTTTATTCATCATTTATCtcatatcacaaaataaacgACCCATTAGtattaaaaatgcaaaatgtTGTCTACGTACGTTACTAAAGATGAAAAGACTGATTTACCCCTTCGATGATAATATTATCCTTATTCATATTCGGTCGGTGCATGTTACAGTACCAAATCATAGTCCAAATTGAAAGTTGTCCCTGTTAATTACCTTGTTCagaaatctaaaaatattgttattattcaattatcaTCAAGTACAAAAAGActagttatatataaaatgagaaaaataccaTTCTATTACATTAATTCCTCCGTCGATAAAGACTCTAGAAACAAATAACTCGAAAAATTGCAACTAATTAGAAAAggaaatgataaaatttaaaacaaaaattatgaaaaggaaaaaaaaaaaaaaaaaaaaaaaactactgcGTAAGTAAGCTTCGGATGAGAGCTGCTTGAGTAGTGTCTGTGTTTGCCAACAGTTCAGACAGCCTCTCACTTAAGTCATCCACCTCTCTGTGCAAGCTTCTAATGTAGTTGCATGTCTCTTGCAACACTTTGGCTGCTGACCTCTGCAAAGGTTAAAATGTATGTATGGTTTTAGCAgctaataatattaatgaatatataattaattatgtgaaattttgataaaatgagTATATTGGAAGCGAATATTATTttgtctataattttatttatatttaaagatatatttagttgtaattatgttttatgCACATGTATTGAGTGTGATTCcactattatattatttaaaaaattataggaagGACAGATACACACATGGGGAGGGGGGCTGGGGTTTGAAGGGTACTTTAATGAGAGTGTTTATGATGATAAAGATTGAAAGGAATCTTAAGTTTTATATTAGGATCACACAATTCCAAGGTCATCTTCAAAACCTGAAAACTTTAAAGCGTTGGGTGTTGTGATcgtattaaaaattaaattaaatatcaggGATATGCacgtaaaagaaaaaaaaaagaaagaaaaattatgctCACacttatatattacatttgaaagaatctttttttgttttctgggctgtaatttcaagaaatctaCAATGTATTTAGTGAAAGGTTCAGTCGATGTTGAGATAATTACGCAGTCAGATGGTGCGGAATTTTatgctaattatttattttcttattaaagtTTGATCAGGctctatataaaatacaaaatgcgAGAGCtaattattgagaaaattaaccTTAAATCAAATGTACGTACCTTGTCCGAGCGCCTATTGTGCATCTCAGGAAGAAGCTGCTGCAACTTGGAGACGAGTTCGTTGATTTGATCATCGGTGATTCTTGCAGATCCGGACTGTCTTGATCGTGACCTTCGGGTAGacatggtatatatatatatatatatatctatgtaatgGATTATGTGAAAAAACTAAGATACAAAATCTAGGTAGAAGATGAGGCTCTATATGTACTATGTTGCAAGAAGACTGTGTAACTAATTAGTGAAAATGTATAGAAAGGGATACAGATATAGGCAGAGTTATAGAGTTAAATGTGAAGGAGGTTTTTGAAAAGGAGAAGATGGGAGTGACAAGAAGACACAATACTAGGTTTCCAGTGGTGTTTTGGAGTTTGGAGTGAAGAAGACAACTGCATGAGAGTGTGAAATGGGAATGCTTGGCTTTAAATAGGGTTTTGgagtggggtggggtgggtcAATAGAGATCTTCTATCATATTTgggaaaaatacttttttaatcccataaaataagtaCAGAATTTCTTTGTTACCACAACTATGGTATGTAACGCTTTTAGtttcattaaacataaaatcacgtctttttagtttcaaaatatatgatttgagcTTTTTAGTCCTAAAATTACAATGTCTTTTAGTCCTGTCCCAAACAACTCCTTTTTAGTCTCAAAATCAcaacaaatatgattttttggactaaaaatacatgattatgagttttatgggactaaaagcgTTACCTGCCAtaattgtggtaccaaaataaattttgctcttattttatgggattaaaaaaatattttatccatcatattttaataCCATAATCCTAGtatgtgattgatatacatctcttttttactaattaaaatatataattaaattaaattataagtcaaaaataaaaattcatcataCATATATTCTATGTATTAAAGTGGAACACCCGTCGCCCAAATTGGATTTTCAATTCATATTGCgtcttctattttctttagcATATacatgctatatatataaatattatgtcatttattttatttaaaaaaaaaattatacacatcgcatgtatatatatacatatatataaaataaaaataagatgttggaATTTTAGTTCCAATAATTAAGTTTTAGGCGATGAAAAATGAACGTTAAATATGCAAAATCAACTCCTTTTATCTCGAACTGTTCCAATTAGCCACGCACTTCACATCAAATactaaaaacatattttcaataaatacttattCAAATAAAGCTATAAATTACTGTAACTATATTTagttgttgaatttttaattgagaaaaaacatattttcgTCACTtgaaataatagtttttgaaGCACTATCCCTTGACACCATcaatttttccatttaaattcaagaattaatcaaccaaatttagtaatttttctaGTCAAAATAACATGTTATTTTCCTCAAAAGGGAAATCCCGCGTCTTTGTTACGGATCGAACAGCAAAGGAGAGTATTTCTATAACATGGTAATGTCTGCAATACTGCAGTGAGGTCATGACTAGTAATTAATGGTGGAACTGAATCCCTAGCTCTTATCTCTTGATGACTGCTCCCCCATTTTCATTGGCTATGGTcctattatttttgtcaaagACTTGTCACTTGGTACGGTTTTAAATAAATCgagtctaattttttttaataatgtgcACTATTTTACGtcatttaatacatttaaattcaaattcaataaataatacaaattgaCGATTGTGTTCAAATGTGATAAAGAATTaacaacaaattaatata encodes:
- the LOC105168775 gene encoding transcription factor PRE3 codes for the protein MSTRRSRSRQSGSARITDDQINELVSKLQQLLPEMHNRRSDKRSAAKVLQETCNYIRSLHREVDDLSERLSELLANTDTTQAALIRSLLTQ